caacaatatattaaaactaataaattaagtataatatgttaaaagtttagAAAAATCACTtaataaatagaagtaaatatattattttaatattgaaatttagtttatatgtaattacactttatgtttgttattaatttaaccttattaaccaacttataattattattataaagaaattgaaaagtcataagagtttcaaatgaatgttgtgaaagaaaaaatgtttcttttataacatagtactaggcgaatgcccCCGCGTTGCGTAGAAGCATCTATATAACTGAAATctttacatgtttttttaaatataacaataatattattgttaaatttgatataataattcgtatagtaaggagatataatatattgattcttttgaaaagtaaattatacgaatggtccctatggttaggGGTGATTTGCGTGCtgggtccctaacttatttttttaactcggaaggtccctactatttgtttttgttacactttttgtacctactgtttgtttttgttacgcggttggtatttgtcttacctaaaaagactattattaaaTAGGAAAGAATTgtgggtaggtaaggtaaggtgaatgGGTGTGgttgggtgtgtttatttaaataaattagaaaatcaaaggaaaaaataatctttttaggtaagacagtgaCCAAGTGCGTATCAAAAATAGtcgggaccttccgagttaaaaaaataagtcagggaccaaacacgcaaattactctaaaccatagggaccattcatacaatttactctattttgaattatatataatatatacatctattaaaactgcataatctcaatcttttgaatgacctctacccaCGGGTTTgagtaaaataaaatataatatatagtttaatgttatttacagttgtagttattattaattattttttttaaatttatttgtttaacgttttaatttctatcattgtaattatttaaaaaatcaaacaattttttttaatttaaaggtaacaatataatcatttataaagagttatttttaactattgtcattataagttattttaagctaattatttgaaatttttaacgattataaaaatatttttaggaaatattttagttatatagatgcttctacgcactacaatttatcatttttaactattcacaaaatattatttgggttttttaagtggaactggaaTTTATATTGAaattgaccctgtaatgttatatttaaattaacaatttaagtattttgtccaaactgttcaaaagttgtagctttaaattgataatagtttacatacaacaacatattaaatctaataaattaagtataatatgttaaaagttaaagacataactttataagtagaagtaaaaatattattttaatattgaaatttagttttttatgattacactttaggttttatacatatttaaccttattaaccaacttataatcattattagaaagacactataatttatcacttttaactatttataaaatattttttaggttgtttaagttgaactaaaatttatatttaagttgatcctgtaaggttatatttaaattaacaatttaagtgttTTATACAATTTTTTGCAaatgttgtagctttaaaatgataatggtttacatacaacatattagacctaataaattaagtataatatgttaaaagttaaaaacataactttataagtagaaaaaaatatactcttttaatattgaaatttagtttatatatgattacattttaggttttatatttatttaaccttattaaccaacttataatcattattagaaagaaattaaaaaaccatgagagtttcaaatgaatatggtgaaaggaaaaatgaatgaaagtttcaaatgaatgtggtaaaaggaaaaatgttagctttataagtatataatgataatgataatgataatgatgatgatgatgatatgatgatatgatatgatatgatatgatatatatatatatatattatactatattataaaagaaaaaataaaatttcaccatattaatttgaaactttcatgacttttcaatatatatatatatatatatatatatatatatatatatatatatatatatatatatattaccctcTGAGCCATTATCCCTTCACATTTCACAAAATAGGTGGTCTTTAAAAAACAGTAGAGACTATAATAGCAATAACCATTCATTTGTCATTTAAAAAGACTATATTTTGcaaaataataagtattttacTAAATAATAGACACCCGCATACTTgaataaatattataattttcTTCTTTTGTGATCGTATTTTTTGAATAAAAGAAATTatgttttaagataaaatatatCAAACTCAAAACTTGTGATTCGGTTCAATATAATTGCACcgtgtataaactatatttaaaactTCAAATCGCATAATAAAGAATTTTAGAAAAGATTTTGCAAAAACCAAAACTGAATTAAAGAGAGTAAAATTTtgctaaaatgattaaacaataaTTATATACTATAAAAAGCATTTTACAAAACTATTTCTAAGAAATAGGTGATATATTGCCCTCccaatttagttattttaaataatgatTTTAGTGACTTAATTAAATCTTGTTTTAGTAATATTCTTAACAAACATTTAGTGGCTCTAACGAATACTTTTAGTATTTTTAAGATTGTTTGTAGTTGTTGATTTTGATTGAGTAAAATTAAATCTGATACATCTTAATGTTATGAGGTCCGGTATGAGACATATCCGATACTATAGGATTGAATAAGAACTTCTAATCATGACATCGAACAATAATTtggtaaaaaattaaaaaatgtatATATCAAATGGCCCACTATTAAAATAATGATGTTAGTAATGCTTTTATACTGTTAAtgaaatcaaattataaaaaataatgattttaGTGAATACTCTTGATGAAATCATTTTGCTAACTCGCTATTTTCCTCTCCAATCAGTAAATAAAGAGAATTTTGGGGAAAGCAAGAAGACCAAAAGATGTCGACGGCAGCAATGGACGCTGAGGACGGATCATCGTCGTcggaagaggaggaggaagtgaaaaagGAGATACGGAAAGAACATTACTCCTCCACCCATAAGATACTCTTGGTCGGCGAAGGCGATTTCTCCTTCTCTCTGTGCTTGGCCAGAGCTTTTGGCTCCGCCCGCAACATCGTCGCCACCACCGTCGACACCCACCGTGAGTACTCCACTACTACTGCTTACAAAAATCCACCATTAATATAATATCTCACTTCTACTAACGAATCGTTATACGGATGGTTGCAGAGGAGCTGGCAAAGAAGTACAGCAACGCAATCGAGAATCTGATAGAGCTTCAGCAACGAGGCTGCGTGGTAGTCTGTGGGGTGGATGCAACCACCATGAGCCACCACTTTTTTCTCACCACGCAGCGTTTCCATCGCATCGTCTATAATTTCCCCCATGTTGGGTTCGCCTTCCCTGAAGACAATGGCTGCCAAATCTTGTAATACCTGGATACTCTCCTCTAACTCTCTCTATCCAATGGAATTTGATATGTTTTGCTCTTACGCAGGTTGAACAAGGAGTTGGTGATAGGGTTTCTTATGAATGCGAAAGTCCTTCTGAAAAAGGAGAATGGTGAGATCCACGTGACTCATAAGATTGGTGAGCCTTATGACAAGTGGGATTTGGTTAAAGAGGCTGAGAAGATCGGTTTGGTTTTTTGTAAGGCCAAACCGTTTTTCAAGAACAAGTATCCTGGATATGCACAGAAGAGGGCACATGGTAGGGCTCCAGATGAACCTTTCAACGTAGGAGAAAGCAAAACTTTCATGTTCAGGCTCAGTGGATGATATGCTAGATGCTCCAACTTTAGGAAAATAAGATTGCTTTGGTGTATGATATTCATATTCTAGTCTTAATCAAGTGTGTTGGATTGATACTAATATGTGAGAATTTATCAAACGTTCTTCTGTTTAGAGTGCCACCACTCGAATGTGTGTTCTAATCATCTCTTTTTCCTAAAGGGTAAGGATTTTTTTATAGATAAATCATAAACAATACATATCTAACATGGTATTAAAATTAGCATCTAATACCAAGCGTTGCAATGTGCTTGCATTTTGCCACCAATATGAACATTATGCTTTATTCTTTACTCATAATAGCAGTGCACTTTACTCTCATAAGGGCAATGTACTTAAATTTCTTTATAGATAATAACAATACTCTTTAGTTTTTATCCATACTTGTAACAATTACATATTGCTCTCATCAATAATACTATTATGTATAAAGAGAATTTAAGTACATCATTACTATAAATGTAACTATGTTGCTGTTATGGCAAAAATAAGTGTCATACATTGCTACTTTGCATAAAAAGTGCACTACCTATattgattcaaaaaaaaaaaaaaaaaaaagtaaagtcCACTATCATTTCCACCAATAAGCttgatatatatacatataccttTCAAGAAAAATCTATATAATTCTCAAACGGGAACGATCTTTTAATGCTTGATATGGTGTACTATAAAACTACCTAACTAAAAAGTTCAAAAAAgcccacaaaaaaaaaaaaaaaccctaaacaaTCCAACCTCATACAACCCTATTCAAATCATAAATACCCCAAACCCCCAAAATATCAACAACCAAACAATAACAGATCCTCTATACAATTGCAAACCAACCGAAACATGCTCAGTTACCACTTCCTCAGCAACCCCAACAAGAAACTTGCATTCACCCATTGAAGGATTCAGAAATGTCACCATCCCAAGTCCATCAAATTCACAGCTTCTAGAATTCTGTTTTTGTacctagtaataataataattaaaatcatataaataACGTAAGTAAGTTACTATTAttggtaaaaaaataaaaaaagtaaagAATTTTGTTGAAGTACCTGGTAATAACTATTAAACGCATAAGAAATGTTACCCCTTTCACCAATCCCATTACACGAACCCCCGTAGTTCAAATTCGTGCAATCCGCAACCGTACACGCCAACTTAAAATGATCGGAAACCCCGGAAAGATCTTTCAACGGGTCCACCACACACCACCTAAATGGAAGATAATGAACATCTTTAGCATTTCTCAACAACCCATTACCCAAACCAAGGTTCAAAGCATATTTTGCTTGCCCATCAAAAGAAAAAATCCCCCAATGTCTCTCAAAACCCCCGGGAAGCACACTCTTGGCCTCCTCATCAAAAAGACCAAAAAGATAAACATCCGTGGGACCCTGTCCCGGTCTTAAAGGGGTACCCTTATTGCTCAACACATGGTTTATAAGACCCTGATTGAAAACCCTAGCCGCGTTCACATTCGCAGTGATTGCTCCGTCTGTAGGCCAACCGACTTCCCCGATAACAATCGGGATTTGACCGAATCCGAGTTTGTTAAGGGCGGAAACTAACGTGTCGTAGTTTCCGTCAAACGCGTTGTAGTACACATTCGGTCCGTCTGTGACCGAATGTGTTGTGCCTTCAAAGAAGGCGTAGTCTTGGGGGAAGTCGGAATTGGAATACAGACTTAGGAATGGGTAGATGTTGACTATGAAGGGGGAACCGTTGGAATTGAGGAATGTAACGAGGTCGGTCATGATTTGGGTGAGTTCGGGTCGGAATGCGCCTTGGGAAGGGAGAGAAGACTCGTAGGCATCTGCGTTACATGGGACTACAAGCTTTACATTGTTTGTTAAGTTTGCTTTTGTTAAGGATTGTTGGAGGTTTGTTATCGAGGGCATCACGTATGATTGGAATTGTCCACCGTAACTTGTAAGGAATGGTTCGTTTCCTACCGCGATGTACCTATTATTCAAAAACAAAAAGTCAATCTCATATTCTCATTAAATGAATTTCTCTGTTAAGTCGTTATACGTTATTAAATAGAAAGATATACTCATATATAACTTGTTGGGTTAGGTATTAGGTAAAAAAGATGCAGTTGGTCTCGACCTCTTATATGTGCAAAAACA
The genomic region above belongs to Lactuca sativa cultivar Salinas chromosome 4, Lsat_Salinas_v11, whole genome shotgun sequence and contains:
- the LOC111886247 gene encoding uncharacterized protein At4g26485 — encoded protein: MSTAAMDAEDGSSSSEEEEEVKKEIRKEHYSSTHKILLVGEGDFSFSLCLARAFGSARNIVATTVDTHQELAKKYSNAIENLIELQQRGCVVVCGVDATTMSHHFFLTTQRFHRIVYNFPHVGFAFPEDNGCQILLNKELVIGFLMNAKVLLKKENGEIHVTHKIGEPYDKWDLVKEAEKIGLVFCKAKPFFKNKYPGYAQKRAHGRAPDEPFNVGESKTFMFRLSG
- the LOC111886258 gene encoding glucan endo-1,3-beta-glucosidase 5, with the protein product MGGGILITKAVAVVLVLVAVLGGSVQSVESAIGVNWGTISNHRLAPSTVVDLLRDNKIQKVKLFDADPDCLRALMGSGIEVMVGVSNDLLATLSSSSAAADLWVSQNVSRYMVRGGANIKYIAVGNEPFLTSYGGQFQSYVMPSITNLQQSLTKANLTNNVKLVVPCNADAYESSLPSQGAFRPELTQIMTDLVTFLNSNGSPFIVNIYPFLSLYSNSDFPQDYAFFEGTTHSVTDGPNVYYNAFDGNYDTLVSALNKLGFGQIPIVIGEVGWPTDGAITANVNAARVFNQGLINHVLSNKGTPLRPGQGPTDVYLFGLFDEEAKSVLPGGFERHWGIFSFDGQAKYALNLGLGNGLLRNAKDVHYLPFRWCVVDPLKDLSGVSDHFKLACTVADCTNLNYGGSCNGIGERGNISYAFNSYYQVQKQNSRSCEFDGLGMVTFLNPSMGECKFLVGVAEEVVTEHVSVGLQLYRGSVIVWLLIFWGFGVFMI